From Manihot esculenta cultivar AM560-2 chromosome 18, M.esculenta_v8, whole genome shotgun sequence:
acccaattaaatctgtaattgtttaatttgttATGAGATTATGTTCCTaacttttcttcattttatttttattttcaattaatttctatttttgagaaacaccacctccattgttgtgcTCTTAGGAATTCAAGGGGTCTATTAAATCGTTTGAGAAGACAACAGATTGCTAATTAACTCAATTAAATCTATATTATTTCTCCCAACAACgattctcttctcttttcttgttttgaactattcttcttattctattagttatttaaattaaacaaaattaagGTTTATATGACATCGACATTCATTCACCCTATCTACAAATTCTAAACAAAATTAAGATTTATATGACATCGACATTCATTCACCCTATCTACAAATTCTTGAGAATTAAGTTTTAATCGACGGACTCGATACCCATCACAACATTCGTCCTTAATTGAGAATTTAGTTCTTACAACTCTAtgagtttatggataaaataaaactcaagaCTTTAATGTTTTCAAACCTTAGGATGTACTACTTTTATTCAAAATTCTACTTGTAACTATGTTAAATCAGGTCCAAGAGAAGGAAGGATGTCTTCgtaacactacaaaaaaacagactATCAGTGACGGATTTTTCCGTCACTGAAAGtcaaaaatccgtcgctaaagctttcagcgacggatttccgacggactcaaatccgtcgcttaaagtcatgtcgctaattttttccgacggatCGGGCGTCCGTCGGAAATACtagcgacggatttccgacggatcTGAATTCCGTCGGATAAATTTGCGACGGATTTTCCGACGGTTAATTTCGTCAGAACTTTTTGCGACGAACTAGttcgtcgctaaatccgtcggaaatTTCTAAGTCAGGTGCCAAAGAACTCTTGATTAGCATTTCTGAGAAGCAGGGAATGAAAATGAATTCTGCTGAGTCTGCGAATGACATTCCCAAATTTGTTGAATTTTTTAAGGTATTACATTCTTGGCTAACAAATAAATAATCTGACTGTAGTAAAATTGACTTCATTTGCGACGGATTAGAGACGGATTATGCATCACGTGACTTAGAAatttccgacggatttagcgacgaaCTAGTTCGTCGCAAAAAGTTCTGACGAAATTAACCGTCGAAAAATCCGTCGCAAATTTATCCGACGGAATTCAgatccgtcggaaatccgtcgctaGTATTTCCGACGGACGCCCGatccgtcggaaaaaattagcgacatgactttaagcgacggatttgagtccgtcggaaatccgtcgctgaaagctttagcgacggatttttgaCTTTCAGTGACGGAAAAATCCGTCACTGATagtctgtttttttgtagtgttacGAAGACATCCTTCCTTCTCTTGGACCTGATTTAACATAGTTACAAGTAGAATTTTGAATAAAAGTAGTACATCCTAAGGTTTGAAAACATTAAAGtcttgagttttattttatccataaactcaTAGAGTTGTAAGAACTAAATTCTCAATTAAGGACGAATGTTGTGATGGGTATCGAGTCCGTCGATTAAAACTTAATTCTCAAGAATTTGTAGATAGGGTGAATGAATGTCGATGTCATATAAATCTTAATTTTGTTTAGAATTTGTAGATAGGGTGAATGAATGTCGATGTCATATAAACcttaattttgtttaatttaaataactaatagaataagaagaatagttcaaaacaagaaaagagaagagaatcGTTGTTGGGAGAAATAATATAGATTTAATTGAGTTAATTAGCAATCTGTTGAATTTTTCCGTCgctaattccgtcgctaattccGTCACTTATATATGAAAGCTTTTCTGCAAGATTTAAATCTTTCCACCACctgtaatatataaattgccaaattaaaatataataatgcatGATACTtgtttatatgcatgtgcatgctGCATGGAACAAATTAAAACATACCTTGAGAGTGATGCTAACTCTTGTTTATATAATAGTTGCAGTCGAATAAAATCCAGCTTTGCAAATTTGAGAAGAGATTCATCTCGTGACTCTTCTCCTTCATAAAAGCATATGTATTCCCTCGCCTGTCTTCTGTCTATGTCATGGTGGTTTGGCTGCCGCAAAGCTTTTCTCACATGATTTGCAATACGAAGACTTAATTGTGGAATTAAGGTTTCCAAGTGTTTCCTTGTAAAGGCAAGAGCTTCATCTAAAATATCTTCTCCATGTGTACTTAGAAATGTAGCTTCATATAAGCTAAGAAGGCCTTTCACATCACTATTGATAGTTTTCTTGAATCCTTCATCTTTGTCCTTGAATTTGTTAAACACATCTAATTCAAGACAAACCTCCACATCAATGTTCCTTTCTAAAATACTTCGGAATAAATATACTTTATAATATGTTCTAATAGGCATGCAGAACTAAGACACAAATAGCCATATAATTATAGCATAGAAAGAGAAAAATAGATGTAAGATTTATGAAGAagcattaaaattaattagtatgtATATACTTATTTGGAGACATTTTGTATCCATGTTGCCTCATAACTCGAAATAGAAGTGCTATACTGTAAAGATCATAGTTATTATCGTCATTGTTTTTAGGTAGTTGGATGAAAATATGATTAACTTGTTGTTCAATCTCATTTTCAAAATGATACAACACACCAAGACGGCATAATAAGTTGATcaacttaatttttttgaattagaTCTTTGGCGGGCTGAACTAACATATCCTTCATCTTTTCTTTGAGCAGTTCCACTTGTTTAGTGTATAATTGAAATTCCTATGCATACATTGgatacaaattaatttaaaatcataatGAGTAACAAGTTTGtctattattttattgtaaataaaatAGTGGAAGAGACTCACTGAATCATGAGAAGAAATGGAAGCAAAGGTGTAGCCCCACACTGTAGGGGGATAGTCTGCCAAGAGCCGAATAGTTTCATGCTTGTTTTCTTCTTCCATGGCCATTTTCAAAAGTGTAAAGAGTAATCGATTTTTTTAAGGCAAGTCTCTTGGAATATTGGTTATGCCTGAAGCAATGCTGCTTATAAAGAGATACCCAAAACGAATAATTGAGAAAAAGGATAGCTGTTGAAAACTTTTTAACCTTTCAAACTGAGGAGTCATTAATAGAGGACAAATTTGCAATCACTTTTGATGGTCCTCCATTGGTCGGGAATGGATAGATAAGAATTTTAAGACTTCGTTTGAGTaattaaagcatttaattttaaataaaaaattttaatttttaaatttattacaattatacCGATAATAATTATCATGGCTTCAACCTCCAATAATATCAAATCATCCAAGGCGTCCTCTTGGCTTCTATCtccaataataaaatcaaattgcaGCTTATCTTCttctttaacttttttataGAGAAAAATATAAGAGATCTATCCATGTCAAAATGTCAGCAACAATAATGCTTACTTTAGcccatttatataattattattcaacACTGTACATCACTGTATATCCACACACTAATTTATagtttttgcaaaataaaaaattattgattattttcgcaaataatttttataaatacatttttttaaaaataacgtctgaaagaggagaaatttatttatttttattatactaagtgagataaatattaattttatttatattaagtaataaaatagtaatttttaataatttagattaaagttagttagttaattataattgaaataaacTCTTAAAATTAGGGTAAAATTAACAAATATTGAAAAGATTtgcattttttctattataaaatttttagccatattataaaattttctattataaaaattctattataaaattttaaattaataaattatttgttggacaaaataaatatataaaaatttaaatatataaattaattattttaaaatttaaaaattaaagtgtaatttattttataaaattttaattcacttAATAGTTATTATATAATAAGTTGAAATAGCCTTTTGGCAATAATTTATCTGTTTATCTCATATTAatacaaatataattattatttttcaaaaaacatggtataattatttttttttaaagcaaaactactgattgtattaataaaattccatcAAACAAAGAGGGACATCATTTCaaacagagagacgattatGTCTAATAGATTCTTTAGCCAAAGTATAAGCAGTTAAAGTAGCATTACGACAAactcatctaacagaaatatcagcataagataatttggcaaaaatactcatttttctttctcatctctcgagcataaatcgtTAAAATCTCCCGAACAAAACCTCGGAAGAGAGCTTCTACAAAATAAAGCTCGAATAAGGTTCCAAGACTAATGTCGTCGTTGTGATtccggaaacccataataactagtaaacctccattggaTATTACCTTTT
This genomic window contains:
- the LOC110606195 gene encoding terpene synthase 5-like, translated to MAMEEENKHETIRLLADYPPTVWGYTFASISSHDSFCMPIRTYYKVYLFRSILERNIDVEVCLELDVFNKFKDKDEGFKKTINSDVKGLLSLYEATFLSTHGEDILDEALAFTRKHLETLIPQLSLRIANHVRKALRQPNHHDIDRRQAREYICFYEGEESRDESLLKFAKLDFIRLQLLYKQELASLSRWWKDLNLAEKLSYISDGISDGISDGKIQQIAN